The sequence GCTTCTTTTCCCTGTGAAGTCCTTGAGGTTAGTAAGAGGGAGTTGTTTTCTGTCAACTGCGTGTGTCTAGTAACGAAAGGAACTTCAGAAGAACTGCTTTAGAAATAACATACCAGAATAGCTATAATTTGCCTGTATGACTCCAGAAATTTCAGAGGAGCCCCAGTGTAAGATACTGAACTGCTAAAGAGCACTTGAcatgtatttcttcaaaaaaaaaagaattaaaaacgCTGTCAAACATGTTACCAACATTCTCTTACGTCTTGATGTCTTTCTCGCCTTCCCTCTTTAACTTCAAAACCCCTGCACAAcacccccaaaccaaaaacatcTCTGTTGGGTTTTCAATTTCATACATGATTTTCTCAGCGTGCACATCTGGTAAGAACCTTTCACAGAAAGACAGGGACAACCCAGGTACCAAATAGTAAGACTCAGGTAAATGCCACATCTATGTCAGTGTTCTATCTGGACACACGTTATGCACAGTCCACAAATTTATGTGCGTACCAAGTTCACTGAGaagttgcagcagcagcagcgtaCTGTTGCATGGTTTTTGCTCAGGAAGATGGTCTCATGGGTGTTGGGCATGTGGCCAAAACTAGCCAAgttttgtcatgtttttaagAACCTGGGCTATTGGCAGGGCATATGCAGATGGACACAGCAGGGTCTTGGGGAAAAAGAGTCCCACCCCGGGGACTTGTTTCCAGAGCGCTTCGCCATGCTGCCCTGGAGCAGAGTGCAtcatggtttggtttttgggaatccttcagtgtttgtttttttggggtgcaagggtggtgatctctcttttcctctctctcatactctctatcctctttctctttttccttctccttttctctcttttctcaatgtctttagaaacccaagacacttaccaacatgccactttccctgtattaataaattgttcttaatttcataccagttatttggtgtcatttcaccttaatttactccaagggatttatgaactagttgcgaccaggtcatAACATTAAATTGGCGCAGTCGGCAGGATCCCTGGCTAAGAGTAAAGTAACTGGTGGCGCCCAGACTCAAGTAAGAGCGAGttctcttcagaagggagtctGACGGGGAGGAAGATATTATCCCTCTGAGGGACAACGATGAATTCAAAAAATAGGACCCCCCTGGGGGAGTCCGATGTGGATTGTAGTCCTCTCCTAGAGAAACTGGAGAGCTACAACGCTCGTCCTTCCCCTCCCGGTATGACCTGGGCACATAATAATTGCCATGACCCCCAAGCTGTAGTGGACCGGATTACGGTCTTGACTAAGGAACGAAAATTCAAgcttggaaaagggaaagcgCTGGTCTGGGGTGTTTTGGGTGCCGCTCTGCTGGCTGcccaaaagcaaaggcaaacaaatcagcaaaaagaGCATGAAACAGTTAAATCTGGACAAGACCTGATCAAAGGCATACAGGAACAGCTAGAGAGTGAAAGAGAGCAATTAGCTGCTGAAAGGGCAATTAACCACCGGCTTCACACCGCCTTAGCGGAATCATTTGAACGAGATCCCAGTCCTGCAACATGTGTTTCCCACGCACCCAGGATCCCTGTGCAGAGATGAGAGAGCCCCACCTGACAGGCCCCCGACCCCCTCCCACAGAAGGCTCTGCAGGCCCCAGCACCTGAGCAGAGCCTTTCTGCGCAGTGAACACGGCTCCGGCAGGTGCTGTGAGAGAGGAGGAGCCAGCCGGAGCGCTGGCAGTGGCCACCCAACACCACCTCATCCTCTCTCCCCCGCTGCAGGGTGACAGTGGTGGTCCTCTCGTGTGCCAAGACAACAGCGCTGACTACTTCTGGCTTGTTGGGGTGACCAGCTGGGGGAGAGGCTGTGCGAGACCAAACCAGCCCAGAGTCTGCACCTCCACTCAGCACTTCTATGACTGGATCCTGGTACATATGGGACTGCACCGAGCGGTAACAGTGACTCCAACACCACGGGCCTGGAGTCATTTTCTCACCGCCTCAACCCCCTTTCAGAGGCCAAGGCCAACACCAACACAATCGGGCAGGATTAACTCCTGCCCATTTCCACTCAGGAAGCTGGTGGAATTCTTTGCTTGGGCACAGGAGCTCCTGCAGTacctaagaggaaaaaaggcttgAGCAGCGGGATGGACAGGATCCTGTGCAGGCTGCAGTGCACCACCACCATCTCCCCCTGGGGCAATGCCTGCCCATCCACACGCAGCCTCGGTCTCAAAGGCCTGCTCGGTCCTGCCCGCGCTCCTCCGAGTGCACACAGCGTCTGAAGTTGACTTAGTTCTCGAAATAAAGTTGTCAGTTTTCACAGCTCACCATGCTTGAGTCCAATTCAGTCTCCTGTGCCAGGCAAGGGCTTCCATGCCCGGCGCCTGCAAAATGAGGCTGCAGGCACAGAGTAGGGCACAACGGGCCAGAATCACTCCAAAGGGCTGGAACCGCGCCTGCTCAGAGAGGAGGGTGCTCAGAGCCGCCGTGGCACGGAGACTGGCACTTTGAGGCTAGAAAGAGGACAGGAAAAGTGATGTGACATGCAGACAGCTTTGGGGGCGTGCATTAAGGCACACAAGCTGATGCTTAGGGTCTGGCATACGCCTTAGCTAACTGACCAGGCTGTGGGAAACTCCTGAGTGTGACAAGAGAAATTGCTGACCATAGCAAACAGAGTGAGAAGCTGACAGGAGTTACAGTGCCCAGAGGAAGAGCCAGATTTCACGGGTAGTTAAGGGGGATTGACGTGAGAGGTGGCCACACTTCACAGAGAACTGAAGGAAGAGTTGGGGTCAATTTGGGGAGAGGACTCTGGCAGGGACAGCAGTACCCAGGAATCCCCATCAGTAATGCCTTGGAAGTTCAGCATGACCTAGCGAACAGCACCTGAAACACCAAATCTGTTCACAGATGTGGCAAACCTGGGAGCAAGGGGAAAATATAACCCAGGACTGGTCCTGATTGGGAGGGGAAAAGtgcagagaaagggaggagTCAAGGAGGGTGAGGGGGGTGTATAGGGATTGAAAATGGAGAGAAGGGGGGATCAAGGAGCTAGTCACACACGAGCAAACTGCGGGTTGGTTTGCAAGGAGACATTCTCTGGGAGGAACGTGGGCTGGATACAGCGTGCACAGAGAGCACACGCACACGCACAGAGCACATGCAGAAAATTGCTGTGCGCACACGCGCTATATTCACGCGCAGGGTGTGCgtacacacacagaatcacacaggtACAAACAGGAGGTGCGATGCACACCCAGAGCGTGCGCACACCCGTACTCCAAACACACGGCTCGAACACAGAGCGCAATGCGCAGCGTTCACGCACCCACGGAGCGCAGGCACACGCACACCTGGGCAGCACACGCGGTACCGCCGTCAGCACGCACTCCCCCGCACCGGCGTGTCcggcccccccctccccttccccgccgTACCCAGCTCAGCCGTAAGGATgcgccgggcggggccggggccgccggaCTCTCAGGGCCCCCCCGGTGCCtcccggccgcggcccccccAGCGCCGAGCCCGGCGGGACGggccggggcggctgcgggACAGGGACAGCGGCCGCGGGCGGCGGGTCCCGGCGAAGGCGTCTTCCTCGGTGCCGGCGGCCGAGGCCGAGTCGCCGTCCCAGTGCACCCGGCGCTGCTCTCCCGCGGGGGCGGGTCCGGCGGCGGCTGCTCTGGGGCGGTGCGCGGCGGCACCGACCTGCTCAGGCCGATCAACGCCCCGAGCGCGCCGGGTGCCGGCAGCGCCGGTCCGGCCGCGTTGGGGGAAGAGGGTGGTCGCGCCGGGGCGCGGGGGAAGACCCTCGGGAACGGCCGCCAGCGCCCGGCGCTGCGGCAgacggcggggcgggcggcgggggggcggtgAGGAGGCGGGAGGGGAAGGGCGGGCTGCACCCGTAGGGCGGCCGGGGGAGGGCGgccagggccggggggggcatggggggaggggaggggggggaggcaggggacCCGGGCGCCTGGGTCCTGCGTCCCCCACTGACACTGGATGtagggcagggaccccccagcccccgcaCAGGGGACCCAAGTGTCCGGGTGCTGCACCCCGCCGCCAACCCCAGTTATCGAGCAGGGACCCCCCAAGCCCACCCACCACAGGGGACCCGGACGTGTGGGCACGGGCCCACCCCACTGACTCCATGTATAGggcggggacccccccagacccctcccccagcacaggggacCCAGGGGCCGTGAAAGTAAATCGGCAGAGAAGGCTGGAAACGCCCTGGGGTGCTTTTGAATACAGTTTATTTATTCCCCGTCACTGAGACAGACACAAAGGCACCCGCGGCAGCAAAGTGGGGGGATGAGAACCGAAGGCCGCGATCTTCGCTGCGAAACCGCGGGGCGGGGGCAAACACCCCCCAAATGCAGGTACCCGCGTGTGCGCAGGGCTCGGCCCGCAGTAATGAACCGCCCTTCTGGGGAAGGGAGCTTTGGGGGGAGGGAAATGGTGAGAAAATGGCTCAGGGGGCTGTAGTCGAGAAGAAAACTCCTTCCTGAATTTCTTGAGAGCCGCCAAAGCTGCTCACGGGGAGGGACGGCACCTCCCGGCTGCCCTTCGAGGCTGGCAGAGGTGCCCGTCCCGGGGCTCTCCTTCCCTCGAACCTTTTATCTCCTGCTGCCAGCGGGAACGAAAAGCCACCCGGGCCCGGCAAGGAAaggatggagagcagcagccCGCCTGCCTCCCTTGTGGTGTGGAGTCTGGCTAAACCTGCGTGAAAGGCACCGTCCGGGGGGCTGAAATGAAGACCAGAAGCTGGGATCACGCTAGGATCACTCAGAACGGGGATCCACAGGGGGGTTTAACCAAATCTCCCCATTTTAAGCCCTCCCTCTGCGGAGGATCTCAGGAGAGCGAGCACACAAAGCTAAATCCTCTCTTCAATCGAGACACAAACGCAGGGGGGGTGATTATCTTGTTGGAAATAGGAAACTTTTCAGCCTTCCTGTGGAGCCAACAAGAAGGGGCATCGACATGAACATGCCCGGTGCTGCGTTCTGCAGGGCACGCGCCTGCGGTGCGGTATTGCTGGCCGTGCTGGGGTCGGGATGAGCTGACACGCAACTGTTTTCTGACCTTTTTAGTGCGCGGGTACGACTTGACCTTCCCCCACTCGCAGGGTGGAGATCCCCCATGTGACGGTAGATAAGTTATCTTAAGTTCTTGATGGCTTTTACCCTGAAAAGGTAAAAAGcgggaaaaaaagcctcttttttttttttttttaaaaaaaagcctctctTGATGGCTTTTACCCTGAACCTGAAGTAACAGGTTCCCAGCGTCACCCTGAACTGAACTCGCGTTATCAACAATTCAAGGTTCTTGCTGGCAGACATTCACACGTACAACACCGAGACATTCCATGGCTATTAAAGACAGAGCTTCCTCCAGGATTTAGTAGCCCAACTCTTTTTCTCAAAACAGAGAAACTGTTTCAAACTGtttcaaactttttaaaagtttcctctctttaaaaaagcCATCAAGAGACTGGCGCGGGAA is a genomic window of Nyctibius grandis isolate bNycGra1 chromosome 32, bNycGra1.pri, whole genome shotgun sequence containing:
- the LOC137675102 gene encoding acrosin-like, producing MTWAHNNCHDPQAVVDRITGDSGGPLVCQDNSADYFWLVGVTSWGRGCARPNQPRVCTSTQHFYDWILVHMGLHRARPRPTPTQSGRINSCPFPLRKLVEFFAWAQELLQYLRGKKA